In a single window of the Xylanimonas protaetiae genome:
- a CDS encoding bifunctional o-acetylhomoserine/o-acetylserine sulfhydrylase: protein MSTQSNNQTQWSFDTRQIHAGQTPDPVTGARALPIYQTTSYVFPSAEVAADRFALKDLGPIYTRIGNPTQEVIENRLANLEGGVGALLVASGSSAIHLAVLNVAQAGDHIVSSSSLYGGTYNLFHHTLPKLGIETTFVEDPHDPQQWRDAVRPNTKLFFGETIPNPKSDVLDIETVAEIAHAAGVPLVVDNTVPTPYLLRPIEFGADVVVHSATKYLGGHGSSIGGVIVDGGTFDYAQHPDRFPGFNEPDPSYHGLVYARDLGVGGAFGANLSYILKARVQLLRDLGPAISPFNVFLLAQGLETLSLRLDKHVANAQAVAQWLEGRDDVAVVHYAGLESSPFHANAQKYTPKGAGAVLAFELASATDEDARAAGQAFVSALQLHSNVANIGDVRSLVIHPASTTHSQLTPAEQRLSGVTPGLVRLAVGIENVEDILADLELGFTAAKASLTPETGGTSRETTVAEA from the coding sequence ATGAGCACGCAGTCGAACAACCAGACCCAGTGGTCCTTTGACACTCGTCAGATCCACGCCGGCCAGACCCCCGACCCCGTCACGGGCGCCCGCGCCCTGCCGATCTACCAGACGACGTCGTACGTCTTCCCGTCGGCCGAGGTCGCCGCCGACCGGTTCGCCCTGAAGGACCTCGGTCCCATCTACACCCGCATCGGCAACCCGACGCAGGAGGTCATCGAGAACCGCCTCGCGAACCTCGAGGGCGGCGTCGGCGCGCTCCTCGTCGCGTCCGGGTCGTCCGCGATCCACCTCGCGGTGCTCAACGTCGCGCAGGCCGGCGACCACATCGTGTCGTCGTCGTCGCTCTACGGCGGCACGTACAACCTGTTCCACCACACGCTGCCCAAGCTGGGGATCGAGACGACGTTCGTCGAGGACCCGCACGACCCGCAGCAGTGGCGCGACGCCGTCCGCCCGAACACCAAGCTGTTCTTCGGCGAGACGATCCCCAACCCGAAGTCCGACGTGCTGGACATCGAAACGGTCGCCGAGATCGCCCACGCCGCGGGGGTCCCGCTCGTCGTCGACAACACCGTCCCCACGCCGTACCTGCTGCGCCCCATCGAGTTCGGCGCCGACGTCGTCGTGCACTCGGCCACCAAGTACCTGGGCGGGCACGGCTCGTCGATCGGCGGCGTGATCGTCGACGGCGGCACGTTCGACTACGCGCAGCACCCCGACCGCTTCCCCGGCTTCAACGAGCCCGACCCGTCGTACCACGGCCTCGTCTACGCCCGGGACCTGGGCGTGGGCGGCGCGTTCGGCGCGAACCTGTCGTACATCCTCAAGGCGCGCGTGCAGCTGCTGCGCGACCTCGGCCCCGCCATCAGCCCGTTCAACGTGTTCCTGCTCGCGCAGGGCCTGGAGACGCTCTCGCTGCGCCTCGACAAGCACGTCGCCAACGCGCAGGCCGTGGCGCAGTGGCTCGAGGGGCGCGACGACGTCGCCGTCGTGCACTACGCCGGCCTGGAGTCCTCGCCGTTCCACGCCAACGCGCAGAAGTACACGCCGAAGGGTGCCGGCGCCGTGCTCGCCTTCGAGCTCGCCTCCGCGACCGACGAGGACGCCCGCGCTGCCGGGCAGGCCTTCGTCAGCGCGCTCCAGCTGCACTCGAACGTCGCGAACATCGGCGACGTCCGCTCGCTCGTGATCCACCCGGCGTCGACGACGCACAGCCAGCTCACGCCCGCCGAGCAGCGCCTCTCCGGCGTGACGCCCGGCCTCGTGCGCCTCGCCGTCGGCATCGAGAACGTCGAGGACATCCTCGCCGACCTGGAGCTCGGCTTCACGGCAGCCAAGGCGTCGCTCACGCCCGAGACCGGGGGCACCTCGCGGGAGACCACGGTGGCCGAGGCCTGA
- a CDS encoding inorganic diphosphatase, with the protein MEFDVTIEIPKGQRNKYEVDHESGRIRLDRMLFTSTRYPDDYGFIEGTLGEDGDPLDAMVLLEEPTFPGCLIKCRALGMFRMRDEAGGDDKVLCVPLGDQRAAWRQDIDDVSDFHRLEIQHFFEVYKDLEPGKSVEGAHWVGRAEAEAEIERSFERARNAGYHH; encoded by the coding sequence GTGGAGTTCGACGTCACGATCGAGATCCCGAAGGGACAGCGGAACAAGTACGAGGTCGACCACGAGTCTGGTCGCATCCGTCTGGACCGCATGCTCTTCACGTCGACCCGCTACCCGGACGACTACGGATTCATCGAAGGCACCCTCGGCGAGGACGGCGACCCGCTCGACGCCATGGTGCTGCTCGAGGAGCCGACCTTCCCCGGCTGCCTGATCAAGTGCCGCGCGCTGGGCATGTTCCGCATGCGCGACGAGGCCGGCGGCGACGACAAGGTGCTGTGCGTGCCGCTGGGCGACCAGCGCGCCGCGTGGCGCCAGGACATCGACGACGTCTCGGACTTCCACCGCCTGGAGATCCAGCACTTCTTCGAGGTCTACAAGGACCTCGAGCCGGGCAAGTCGGTCGAGGGCGCCCACTGGGTGGGCCGCGCCGAGGCCGAGGCCGAGATCGAGCGCTCGTTCGAGCGCGCGCGCAACGCCGGCTACCACCACTGA
- a CDS encoding C40 family peptidase, with protein MYQWGGNGNPGWDCSGLTAAAWHAQGVSISRSSRSQYTTVAKVAYAAMRPGDLIFWTDVPGDASQIRHVAMYTGNGRMIEAPRPGVAVREVAVRWDADLMPYAGRP; from the coding sequence ATGTACCAGTGGGGTGGCAACGGCAACCCTGGCTGGGACTGCTCGGGCCTGACGGCCGCCGCCTGGCACGCGCAGGGCGTGAGCATCTCGCGCTCGTCGCGCTCGCAGTACACGACGGTCGCGAAGGTCGCCTACGCCGCCATGCGGCCCGGCGACCTGATCTTCTGGACCGACGTCCCGGGCGACGCGTCGCAGATCCGGCACGTCGCGATGTACACCGGCAACGGCCGGATGATCGAGGCGCCGCGGCCGGGCGTCGCGGTCCGCGAGGTCGCGGTCCGGTGGGACGCGGACCTCATGCCGTACGCGGGCCGCCCCTGA
- the tilS gene encoding tRNA lysidine(34) synthetase TilS → MPRIDPDVAAVRLAVRGALAGSGPGDLVLVACSGGADSLALAAALAHESRRVGRSVRSRGFAVRAGAVVVDHGLQPGSDDVAASAAAQCRALGLDPVLVRRADVVRDGGDGIEAAARAARYAALDAAAAETGAAAVLLGHTLDDQAEQVLLGLARGSGARSLGGMPTARGVYRRPLLALRRAQTRAACQAQGLAWWDDPTNDLTGDPTADLSGAVPLRTRVRHEVLPLLEDVLGPGTLEALARSAALLRTDADALDAAASALLAEATRPTGLPADAERPSSCPRDLPADAARAPRPPHDVTAPNAPRPGRATTRLVLDVAVLAAAPAAVRRRALRAAAIAVGAPAGATSSRHVAALDALVVAWRGQGDASLPSGAIARRAYGTLVLLSGPAGAPTTEIPDQTPEE, encoded by the coding sequence ATGCCGCGCATCGACCCGGACGTGGCCGCAGTGCGGCTCGCCGTGCGCGGCGCGCTCGCCGGGAGCGGCCCCGGCGACCTCGTGCTCGTCGCCTGCTCCGGCGGCGCCGACTCGCTCGCGCTCGCGGCCGCGCTCGCCCACGAGTCGCGCCGCGTGGGGCGCTCCGTCCGCTCGCGCGGGTTCGCCGTCCGCGCCGGCGCCGTCGTCGTCGACCACGGCCTCCAGCCCGGGTCCGACGACGTCGCCGCGTCCGCCGCCGCGCAGTGCCGCGCGCTCGGGCTCGACCCGGTGCTGGTGCGGCGCGCCGACGTCGTGCGCGACGGCGGCGACGGGATCGAGGCGGCGGCCCGCGCGGCCCGGTACGCCGCCCTCGACGCCGCCGCCGCGGAGACCGGCGCCGCGGCCGTGCTGCTCGGCCACACCCTCGACGACCAGGCCGAGCAGGTGCTGCTCGGGCTCGCGCGGGGGAGCGGGGCGCGGTCCCTCGGCGGCATGCCGACGGCGCGCGGCGTCTACCGGCGCCCGCTGCTGGCGCTGCGGCGCGCGCAGACCCGGGCCGCCTGCCAGGCCCAGGGCCTCGCGTGGTGGGACGACCCCACCAACGACCTGACCGGCGACCCCACCGCCGACCTCTCGGGTGCCGTGCCGCTGCGCACGCGCGTCCGGCACGAGGTGCTGCCCCTGCTCGAGGACGTGCTCGGGCCGGGCACGCTCGAGGCGCTCGCGCGTTCGGCGGCCCTGCTGCGCACCGACGCCGACGCGCTCGACGCCGCGGCGTCGGCACTGCTCGCGGAGGCGACGCGTCCGACGGGGCTGCCCGCGGACGCGGAGCGTCCGTCGTCGTGCCCGCGGGACCTGCCCGCGGACGCCGCCCGTGCGCCGCGCCCGCCGCACGACGTGACAGCCCCGAACGCCCCCCGACCCGGGCGCGCCACGACGCGGCTCGTGCTCGACGTCGCCGTCCTCGCCGCGGCCCCCGCGGCCGTGCGGCGGCGCGCGCTGCGGGCCGCCGCGATCGCCGTCGGCGCGCCCGCCGGGGCGACGTCGAGCAGGCACGTGGCCGCCCTCGACGCGCTCGTGGTCGCGTGGCGGGGGCAGGGTGACGCCTCCCTGCCCTCCGGTGCGATCGCGCGGCGCGCGTATGGCACGCTGGTGCTGCTATCCGGGCCCGCTGGCGCGCCCACCACAGAGATCCCTGATCAGACCCCTGAGGAGTAA
- the hpt gene encoding hypoxanthine phosphoribosyltransferase: MDHSDVAGDIANILLTEEQIGAKLDEMAAQIDKDYEGKDLLLVGVLKGAVMVMADLSRRLHTKAEMDWMAVSSYGSGTKSSGVVRILKDLDTDLTGRNVLIVEDIIDSGLTLSWLVANLRSRGPESVEIAAALRKPDAAKVEVDVKYVGFDIPTEFVVGYGLDFAEKYRNLPFVATLAPHVYS, translated from the coding sequence GTGGACCACTCGGACGTCGCCGGCGACATCGCCAACATCCTGCTCACCGAGGAGCAGATCGGCGCCAAGCTCGACGAGATGGCCGCGCAGATCGACAAGGACTACGAGGGCAAGGACCTGCTGCTGGTCGGCGTGCTCAAGGGTGCGGTCATGGTGATGGCCGACCTGTCCCGTCGTCTGCACACCAAGGCGGAGATGGACTGGATGGCCGTCTCGTCGTACGGCTCGGGCACCAAGTCGTCGGGCGTGGTCCGCATCCTCAAGGACCTCGACACGGACCTCACGGGCCGCAACGTGCTCATCGTCGAGGACATCATCGACTCGGGCCTGACGCTGTCGTGGCTCGTCGCGAACCTGCGCTCGCGCGGGCCGGAGTCCGTCGAGATCGCCGCGGCGCTGCGCAAGCCCGACGCCGCGAAGGTCGAGGTCGACGTCAAGTACGTGGGCTTCGACATCCCCACCGAGTTCGTCGTCGGCTACGGGCTCGACTTCGCGGAGAAGTACCGCAACCTGCCGTTCGTCGCGACGCTCGCGCCGCACGTCTACTCCTGA
- a CDS encoding D-alanyl-D-alanine carboxypeptidase, giving the protein MHGATLVDLSGLGRGSLLTPHQLADVLLLTTDPAHPQLRDVMVDLPVGALSGTLESRFGGDNPARGFVRAKTGSLPSIVGLSGTVVTSDDRLLVFSLAADAVEPGATVGARMIFDRFVGQLAALGAGA; this is encoded by the coding sequence CTGCACGGGGCGACGCTCGTCGACCTCTCCGGGCTGGGCCGCGGCTCGCTGCTCACGCCCCACCAGCTCGCCGACGTGCTGCTCCTGACCACCGACCCCGCGCACCCGCAGCTGCGCGACGTCATGGTCGACCTGCCCGTCGGCGCGCTGTCCGGCACGCTCGAGTCCCGCTTCGGGGGCGACAACCCGGCGCGCGGGTTCGTGCGCGCCAAGACCGGCTCGCTGCCCAGCATCGTCGGCCTGTCCGGCACGGTCGTGACATCCGACGACCGCCTGCTCGTCTTCTCGCTCGCGGCCGACGCCGTCGAGCCGGGCGCGACCGTCGGCGCCCGCATGATCTTCGACCGGTTCGTCGGGCAGCTCGCCGCGCTCGGCGCCGGGGCGTGA
- a CDS encoding LLM class flavin-dependent oxidoreductase, whose product MKLSLWPSSTFPVADILAEARAADADGWHGVWLADHYMPSTGDLTRADGPMHEVWGLLPAVAAVTSRVRVGTLVSPTTIHHPALLAKRASAVDHVSDGRMVLGLGAGWQVNEHAAYGFELPGPKVLVDRFDEALRITRSMLDERRTTFQGTYFQVDDAPADPHPVQERLPILVGAKGPRMLRLTARFAQEWNTWGLPESAGAVRRQLLEAAEQVGRTAPLWTTTNWMLDLDGETPMPGRVAMGSLTALQDLAGAWAEQGFDEFVLPTWNLGATTAERQDRAAQLKAEVFDRL is encoded by the coding sequence GTGAAGCTCTCGCTCTGGCCCAGCTCCACCTTTCCCGTCGCCGACATCCTCGCGGAGGCCCGCGCGGCCGACGCCGACGGCTGGCACGGCGTCTGGCTCGCCGACCACTACATGCCCAGCACGGGCGACCTGACCCGGGCCGACGGGCCGATGCACGAGGTGTGGGGCCTGCTGCCCGCGGTCGCCGCGGTGACGTCGCGGGTGCGGGTGGGCACGCTCGTCAGCCCGACGACGATCCACCACCCCGCGCTGCTGGCCAAGCGCGCCTCCGCCGTGGACCACGTGAGCGACGGGCGCATGGTGCTCGGGCTCGGCGCCGGCTGGCAGGTCAACGAGCACGCCGCCTACGGGTTCGAGCTGCCCGGCCCGAAGGTGCTCGTCGACCGGTTCGACGAGGCGCTGCGCATCACGCGCTCGATGCTCGACGAGCGCCGCACGACGTTCCAGGGCACGTACTTCCAGGTCGACGACGCGCCCGCCGACCCGCACCCGGTCCAGGAACGCCTGCCGATCCTCGTGGGTGCGAAGGGGCCGCGCATGCTGCGGCTCACCGCCCGGTTCGCGCAGGAGTGGAACACGTGGGGCCTGCCGGAGTCGGCGGGCGCCGTGCGTCGCCAGCTCCTCGAGGCGGCCGAGCAGGTGGGCCGCACCGCACCCCTGTGGACGACGACGAACTGGATGCTCGACCTCGACGGCGAGACGCCGATGCCCGGCCGCGTCGCCATGGGCTCACTGACCGCGCTGCAGGACCTCGCGGGGGCGTGGGCCGAGCAGGGCTTCGACGAGTTCGTCCTGCCCACGTGGAACCTGGGCGCGACGACGGCCGAGCGGCAGGACCGCGCGGCGCAGCTCAAGGCGGAGGTGTTCGACCGGCTGTAG
- a CDS encoding zinc-dependent metalloprotease, protein MTTDPRPAPTPGASAPRPAGAPGVVDWSAAAELAARVAPPGPRATRAELAELVGGLRDAASDAVDHVLATTRMTPAGGVRRVAGGPRDGAATLGSVHVVDRATWALANTQVMAAMTDPVAAALDEADMPTSQAARLGGALEIGALLALLAPRVLGQFDPYARLSADAEAAGPSAAGAPGPSMAGEPGPSATGGPDLSADGEPGLSVAGEPGPASAHVRRPAVAGAAAPGRLLLVAPNVLHAERTMGVNPRDFRLWVCLHEQTHALQFAAAPWLAEHLRGRVGGLLEDMTRTAVGLAKAPLHEKLATAGRTVADVVTGAFKPGSAAPFERLLTPGQKDDLAQVTAVMALLEGHADVMMDAVGPRVVRTVRQIRQRFEKRRDGEGAPGLDVVLRRLLGMDAKLAQYRDGAAFVRDVERQVGRDGLNAVWTSPDTLPTAREIADARAWVRRVHG, encoded by the coding sequence GTGACCACCGACCCGCGGCCCGCCCCCACCCCGGGCGCCTCCGCGCCCCGCCCCGCGGGCGCCCCGGGAGTCGTGGACTGGTCCGCGGCCGCCGAGCTCGCCGCCCGCGTGGCCCCGCCCGGTCCGCGCGCCACCCGCGCCGAGCTCGCCGAGCTCGTGGGCGGCCTGCGCGACGCCGCGTCCGACGCCGTCGACCACGTGCTGGCCACCACCCGCATGACACCCGCGGGGGGAGTCCGCCGCGTCGCGGGCGGCCCGCGCGACGGCGCCGCGACGCTCGGCTCGGTCCACGTCGTCGACCGGGCGACATGGGCGCTCGCCAACACGCAGGTCATGGCCGCGATGACGGACCCCGTCGCCGCGGCGCTCGACGAGGCCGACATGCCGACGTCGCAGGCCGCGCGACTGGGCGGCGCGCTCGAGATCGGCGCGCTGCTCGCGCTGCTCGCCCCGCGCGTCCTCGGCCAGTTCGACCCGTACGCACGGCTGTCCGCCGACGCCGAGGCCGCGGGCCCGTCCGCGGCGGGCGCGCCCGGCCCGTCCATGGCAGGCGAGCCCGGCCCGTCCGCGACAGGCGGGCCCGACCTGTCCGCAGACGGCGAACCGGGACTGTCCGTGGCAGGCGAGCCCGGTCCCGCCTCAGCGCACGTGCGACGCCCCGCGGTGGCGGGCGCCGCCGCCCCCGGCCGCCTCCTGCTGGTCGCCCCGAACGTCCTGCACGCCGAGCGCACCATGGGCGTGAACCCGCGCGACTTCCGTCTGTGGGTCTGCCTGCACGAGCAGACGCACGCGCTCCAGTTCGCCGCCGCGCCCTGGCTGGCCGAGCACCTGCGAGGCCGCGTCGGCGGGCTGCTCGAGGACATGACGCGCACGGCCGTCGGCCTGGCCAAGGCACCCCTCCACGAGAAGCTCGCGACGGCCGGGCGCACGGTCGCCGACGTCGTCACGGGCGCGTTCAAGCCCGGCAGCGCGGCCCCGTTCGAGCGCCTGCTCACGCCCGGGCAGAAGGACGACCTCGCCCAGGTCACCGCCGTCATGGCCCTCCTCGAAGGCCACGCCGACGTGATGATGGACGCCGTCGGCCCGCGCGTCGTGCGCACCGTGCGGCAGATCCGCCAGCGGTTCGAGAAGCGGCGCGACGGCGAGGGCGCGCCGGGCCTCGACGTCGTCCTGCGCCGCCTCCTGGGCATGGACGCCAAGCTCGCCCAGTACCGCGACGGGGCGGCGTTCGTCCGCGACGTCGAGCGGCAGGTGGGCCGCGACGGCCTCAACGCGGTCTGGACGTCCCCGGACACGCTGCCGACGGCGCGCGAGATCGCGGACGCGCGCGCCTGGGTCCGCCGCGTCCACGGCTGA
- a CDS encoding D-alanyl-D-alanine carboxypeptidase translates to MGWRLRAGATTLAVVALLGGYLVADAHDVVPGMLTLAPPHPEPAPFPTAPGAVPGPAPAAVLPPLAPEAPQPSAEEVAPLVRALADDTRLGPRVGAVVVDATTGQTLGENASDVAFAPASTQKVLTAVAALTQLDPDATLDTRALLDGDRLVLVGGGDMLLAAGAGDPQAVNGRAGLGDLAQQVAAALHVTGRTTVRLSFDDALFTGPAVAPAVPPVEAEMGFVAPVASMAVDVAMLGAGSWGPRAADPALAAAQTFARALAEQGVTVTGDVARGKADDGARVVGSVSSAPLRDVSGWAMQHSDNTITEVLGRLVALDTGRPGSGEGAVQAVLSVVGASASTCTGRRSSTSPGWAAARCSRPTSSPTCCS, encoded by the coding sequence ATGGGGTGGCGGCTGCGCGCCGGGGCCACGACCCTCGCGGTCGTCGCGCTGCTGGGCGGTTATCTCGTCGCCGACGCTCACGACGTCGTGCCCGGCATGCTCACGCTCGCCCCGCCGCACCCCGAGCCCGCCCCGTTCCCGACGGCGCCCGGCGCCGTCCCCGGACCCGCGCCCGCCGCCGTCCTGCCGCCGCTCGCCCCCGAGGCGCCCCAGCCGTCGGCCGAGGAGGTCGCGCCGCTCGTCCGGGCGCTCGCCGACGACACGCGGCTCGGCCCGCGGGTCGGGGCCGTCGTCGTCGACGCCACCACGGGGCAGACCCTCGGGGAGAACGCCTCGGACGTCGCGTTCGCCCCGGCGTCGACGCAGAAGGTGCTCACCGCCGTCGCCGCGCTCACGCAGCTCGACCCGGACGCCACGCTCGACACCCGGGCGCTGCTCGACGGCGACCGGCTCGTGCTCGTCGGCGGCGGCGACATGCTGCTCGCCGCCGGGGCGGGCGACCCGCAGGCCGTCAACGGCCGCGCCGGGCTCGGCGACCTCGCCCAGCAGGTGGCCGCCGCCCTGCACGTCACGGGCCGGACCACCGTGCGGCTGTCCTTCGACGACGCGCTGTTCACCGGCCCGGCCGTCGCGCCCGCCGTGCCGCCCGTCGAGGCCGAGATGGGGTTCGTCGCACCGGTCGCGTCGATGGCGGTCGACGTCGCCATGCTCGGTGCCGGCTCGTGGGGGCCGCGCGCCGCCGACCCGGCGCTGGCCGCCGCGCAGACCTTCGCCCGCGCGCTCGCGGAGCAGGGCGTCACCGTGACGGGCGACGTCGCACGCGGCAAGGCGGACGACGGCGCGCGCGTGGTGGGCAGCGTGAGCTCGGCCCCGCTCCGCGACGTCTCCGGCTGGGCGATGCAGCACTCCGACAACACGATCACCGAGGTGCTCGGCCGGCTCGTCGCCCTCGACACCGGGCGGCCCGGGTCGGGCGAGGGCGCCGTGCAGGCCGTGCTCTCCGTCGTCGGGGCCTCGGCGTCGACCTGCACGGGGCGACGCTCGTCGACCTCTCCGGGCTGGGCCGCGGCTCGCTGCTCACGCCCCACCAGCTCGCCGACGTGCTGCTCCTGA
- a CDS encoding NlpC/P60 family protein, translating to MRRARRGVIALAVAGAVACGGQVALGAPPTDDDVAAAHDAAAAAALDVAGAEGRLDQLRDELAAGERALQTAGADYSEALERLDVATQEADDARSAADAAGAAERAARNLLAEAYRIEARRDGFGTLSVVTGAGSVSDVVAEGSARRAVDRRVATSLAAFADARAAAATSGARWEAAAAALADAKVDAERALAVAEQAYSALEARTAAAEVEREGLIQRLAELNNRSVRLERQRQDARDAERQRQAEEAARHDRENPPVAPPPGPSTPHPPTPSTPAPSTPAPHPTTPAPTPTPTPTPPGTSTPTPAPTPTPTPTPPTPPPTTGTSHGTAAQGSARSSGPARSWASCTSGVATATLAGTARA from the coding sequence GTGCGCAGAGCGCGACGAGGCGTCATCGCCCTCGCCGTCGCGGGTGCCGTCGCGTGCGGGGGCCAGGTCGCCCTCGGCGCCCCGCCCACCGACGACGACGTCGCCGCCGCGCACGACGCCGCGGCCGCCGCGGCGCTCGACGTCGCCGGGGCCGAGGGGCGCCTCGACCAGCTCCGGGACGAGCTCGCCGCGGGCGAACGCGCCCTCCAGACCGCCGGCGCGGACTACAGCGAGGCCCTCGAACGCCTCGACGTCGCCACCCAGGAGGCCGACGACGCCCGCTCGGCCGCCGACGCCGCGGGCGCCGCGGAGCGGGCCGCGCGGAACCTGCTCGCGGAGGCGTACCGCATCGAGGCGCGCCGCGACGGGTTCGGCACGCTGTCCGTGGTGACGGGGGCGGGGAGCGTCAGCGACGTCGTCGCGGAGGGCTCGGCGCGCCGCGCCGTCGACCGGCGTGTGGCCACCAGCCTGGCCGCGTTCGCCGACGCGCGCGCCGCCGCGGCCACGTCCGGCGCCCGCTGGGAGGCCGCCGCGGCCGCGCTCGCCGACGCGAAGGTCGACGCGGAGCGCGCGCTCGCCGTCGCCGAGCAGGCCTACAGCGCGCTCGAGGCGCGCACGGCCGCCGCCGAGGTGGAGCGCGAGGGCCTCATCCAGCGCCTCGCGGAGCTCAACAACAGGAGCGTCCGGCTCGAGCGGCAGCGGCAGGACGCGCGCGACGCCGAGCGGCAGCGGCAGGCCGAGGAGGCCGCGCGGCATGACCGGGAGAACCCGCCCGTGGCACCCCCGCCGGGGCCGAGCACGCCGCACCCGCCGACGCCCAGCACGCCGGCGCCCAGCACCCCGGCGCCGCACCCGACGACGCCCGCGCCGACCCCGACTCCCACCCCGACGCCCCCGGGGACGTCCACCCCGACCCCGGCGCCGACGCCCACCCCGACCCCGACGCCCCCGACGCCCCCGCCCACGACGGGCACGAGCCACGGCACCGCCGCCCAGGGCAGCGCGCGGTCGAGTGGGCCCGCACGCAGCTGGGCGTCATGTACCAGTGGGGTGGCAACGGCAACCCTGGCTGGGACTGCTCGGGCCTGA
- a CDS encoding zinc-binding dehydrogenase, with translation MLAAVIHGARDVRAEERPEPAILTPDDAVVRVVAACVCGSDLWPYRGVTPTNAPHPIGHEMVGVVELLGADVTSARVGDLVVVPFSLSCGTCQACRNGYPAACDQVTFFGSTDRQGHPVDGAQGEKVRIPLAQHSLFPVGLSEEEAEARGLVPHLLALADVMSTGLHAATAATVGPDDVVAVVGDGAVGLSGVIAARLLGAQRVIAMSRHADRTALARKLGATDVVAERGDAAPDAIRALLGGDLADVALECVGTEESMAQAMAVVRGGGRIGFVGVPNGGSQLPIRTVFSRNLTVGGGMASARRYMEELLPRVLDGTITPGDVFDLTLPLAEIAEAYAAMDERRATKVLVRP, from the coding sequence ATGCTTGCTGCCGTCATCCATGGGGCGCGCGACGTGCGCGCCGAAGAGCGTCCCGAGCCCGCGATCCTCACCCCCGACGACGCCGTGGTCCGCGTCGTCGCCGCCTGCGTGTGCGGGTCCGACCTGTGGCCCTACCGCGGGGTGACCCCCACGAACGCACCCCACCCGATCGGTCACGAGATGGTCGGCGTCGTCGAGCTGCTCGGCGCGGACGTGACCTCGGCGCGCGTAGGCGACCTCGTCGTCGTCCCGTTCTCCCTGAGCTGCGGCACGTGCCAGGCCTGCCGCAACGGGTACCCGGCCGCGTGCGACCAGGTCACGTTCTTCGGCTCGACGGACCGCCAGGGCCACCCCGTCGACGGTGCCCAGGGCGAGAAGGTGCGCATCCCGCTCGCGCAGCACTCCCTGTTCCCGGTGGGGCTGAGCGAGGAGGAGGCCGAGGCCCGTGGGCTCGTCCCCCACCTGCTCGCGCTCGCCGACGTCATGTCGACGGGCCTGCACGCGGCGACGGCCGCGACCGTCGGTCCCGACGACGTCGTCGCCGTCGTCGGCGACGGGGCCGTGGGCCTGTCCGGCGTCATCGCCGCCCGCCTGCTGGGCGCACAGCGCGTCATCGCGATGAGCCGCCACGCCGACCGCACGGCGCTGGCCCGGAAGCTCGGCGCCACCGACGTCGTCGCCGAGCGCGGCGACGCCGCCCCGGACGCGATCCGCGCCCTGCTGGGCGGCGACCTCGCGGACGTCGCGCTCGAGTGCGTGGGCACCGAGGAGTCGATGGCCCAGGCCATGGCGGTGGTGCGCGGCGGCGGGCGCATCGGGTTCGTGGGCGTCCCCAACGGCGGCTCGCAGCTGCCCATCCGCACGGTGTTCAGCCGCAACCTCACCGTCGGCGGCGGCATGGCCTCGGCCCGCCGCTACATGGAGGAGCTGCTCCCCCGCGTGCTCGACGGCACGATCACGCCCGGCGACGTCTTCGACCTCACGCTGCCGCTCGCCGAGATCGCCGAGGCGTACGCCGCGATGGACGAGCGCCGCGCCACCAAGGTGCTGGTGCGTCCGTGA